From one Streptomyces sp. R41 genomic stretch:
- a CDS encoding helix-turn-helix transcriptional regulator, with product MTSEQDNGTELGRFLRARRARVTPAEVGLTAGAGLRRTPALRREELATLAGISIDYYTRLERGKETRPSPSVVDALARALLLEEDEHEHLRTLVALAARTAPQPPAAPSRTIRPGVKLLLESLRPNPAHVVSRTNDLLACNPSGLRLLVGMEDWPAKQRNIARYVFLHPAARELFDDWHRQIRGCVARLRALAGTDPDAPDLTRLAGELLLKSPEFASVWERYDVKGSTHGRKTFHHPEVGELTLGYQSMELEGTPGHRLIAYYAAPGTPEYDALVLLDLLASEPSSNGAAPTGGAPRTTPSGVTSPSP from the coding sequence ATGACGAGTGAGCAGGACAACGGCACGGAGCTGGGGCGCTTTCTGCGTGCCCGCCGGGCCCGGGTGACCCCCGCCGAGGTCGGCCTGACGGCCGGCGCCGGGCTGCGCCGCACGCCCGCGCTGCGCCGTGAGGAACTGGCCACCCTCGCCGGGATCAGCATCGACTACTACACCCGTCTGGAACGCGGCAAGGAGACCCGCCCCAGCCCGTCCGTGGTCGATGCCCTCGCCCGCGCCCTGCTGCTGGAGGAGGACGAGCACGAGCACCTGCGCACTCTGGTCGCCCTCGCCGCCCGGACCGCACCCCAACCGCCGGCCGCGCCGAGCCGGACCATACGGCCCGGCGTCAAACTGCTCCTGGAGAGCCTGCGACCCAACCCCGCGCACGTCGTCAGCCGCACCAACGACCTGCTCGCCTGCAACCCGAGCGGGCTGCGCCTGCTCGTCGGAATGGAGGACTGGCCGGCCAAACAGCGCAACATCGCCCGCTACGTCTTCCTCCACCCGGCGGCCCGCGAGCTCTTCGACGACTGGCACCGCCAGATCCGCGGCTGCGTCGCCCGACTGCGCGCCCTGGCCGGCACCGACCCCGACGCGCCGGACCTGACCCGACTGGCGGGTGAACTGCTCCTCAAGAGCCCGGAGTTCGCCAGCGTGTGGGAGCGCTACGACGTGAAGGGCAGCACCCACGGACGCAAGACCTTCCACCACCCCGAGGTCGGCGAGCTCACTCTCGGCTACCAGTCAATGGAGCTGGAAGGCACCCCCGGCCACCGCCTGATCGCGTACTACGCCGCACCGGGCACCCCCGAGTACGACGCCTTGGTCCTCCTCGACCTGCTCGCGTCCGAGCCCTCGTCGAACGGGGCCGCACCGACCGGCGGAGCACCGCGAACCACGCCGAGCGGGGTCACGTCCCCTTCGCCCTGA
- a CDS encoding SDR family NAD(P)-dependent oxidoreductase: protein MTTIAIIGAGPGLGAAVARRFGGEGFDVALIARTHERTSGLAADLAREGITARGFAADVRDPKALGAALDAATATLGPIEILQYSPLPHRDFMRPVLETSATDLVGPIEFSVYGPVAAVQQVLPGMRELGRGTILFVNGGSAVIPHPDRAGTSIAFAAESAYGHLLHDTLAGEGIHVAQLVIPGEIIPGHARKDPAVLADTLWGLHQDRHGFRHFADDLDA from the coding sequence ATGACCACCATCGCCATCATCGGAGCGGGACCCGGCCTCGGAGCCGCCGTCGCACGGCGGTTCGGCGGCGAGGGATTCGACGTAGCCCTCATCGCACGCACCCACGAGCGGACGAGTGGCCTCGCCGCCGATCTGGCCCGCGAGGGCATCACGGCGCGCGGTTTCGCCGCCGACGTACGCGACCCGAAAGCCCTGGGGGCGGCGCTCGACGCGGCGACGGCGACCCTGGGCCCGATCGAGATTCTGCAATACAGCCCGCTGCCGCACCGGGACTTCATGCGGCCGGTTCTGGAGACCAGCGCCACCGACCTCGTCGGCCCTATCGAGTTCTCCGTGTACGGCCCGGTCGCCGCTGTGCAGCAGGTGCTGCCCGGCATGCGCGAGCTGGGCCGCGGCACCATCCTCTTCGTCAACGGCGGCTCCGCCGTGATCCCGCACCCCGACCGCGCCGGTACGTCGATCGCCTTCGCCGCCGAGAGCGCCTACGGCCATCTGCTGCACGACACCCTCGCGGGCGAGGGCATCCACGTCGCGCAGCTGGTCATCCCCGGCGAGATCATCCCGGGACACGCCAGGAAGGACCCGGCGGTGCTCGCGGACACCCTCTGGGGCCTGCATCAGGACCGCCACGGCTTCCGGCACTTCGCGGACGACCTGGACGCGTGA
- a CDS encoding AzlC family ABC transporter permease, whose protein sequence is MALGVVDLPGSSSSGPPKPARLLATGCAFLASWAAAEHPRSAATGTLVNFRHVFYAFSFPLDLVRNPFAKAYAVYAMTDEAYAVNASLPERERSAPRLLAMRIACETYWVGGGLVGVALGAALPAPIKGLEFALCALFTVLTLDAFRSRSEIPSVLLAGASATAALVLTPGVALLTAMLLFVALLLARHTLTAGRPAEEAADA, encoded by the coding sequence GTGGCACTCGGCGTCGTCGACCTTCCCGGCAGCTCGTCATCCGGACCGCCGAAACCGGCACGCCTTCTCGCGACGGGCTGCGCTTTTCTCGCCTCCTGGGCGGCGGCCGAGCATCCCCGGTCCGCAGCTACGGGGACGCTGGTCAACTTCCGCCACGTCTTCTACGCCTTCAGCTTCCCGCTCGACCTGGTCAGGAACCCGTTCGCGAAGGCGTACGCCGTCTACGCGATGACCGACGAGGCGTACGCCGTCAACGCGTCCCTGCCCGAGCGCGAGCGTTCGGCGCCCCGGCTCCTCGCGATGCGGATCGCCTGCGAGACGTACTGGGTCGGCGGCGGACTGGTCGGGGTCGCTCTCGGCGCGGCCCTGCCCGCGCCGATCAAAGGCCTTGAGTTCGCCCTGTGCGCGCTGTTCACCGTGCTCACCCTGGACGCGTTCCGCTCGCGCAGCGAGATCCCCTCGGTGCTGCTCGCCGGCGCGAGCGCGACTGCCGCCCTCGTGCTCACCCCGGGCGTAGCCCTGCTGACCGCGATGCTGTTGTTCGTCGCCCTGCTGCTGGCCCGCCACACCCTCACCGCCGGCCGCCCCGCCGAGGAGGCCGCCGATGCCTAG
- a CDS encoding branched-chain amino acid transporter permease: MPSTSYPVAVLAIVFTITLALRAVPFAVLRTLRTSVIVRRLSVWMPVGILAILAVTALHGTIAAEPHATWFARLAVAVTACVHLACGRRTILSVGIGTAVYVVLVNAL; this comes from the coding sequence ATGCCTAGCACCTCGTACCCCGTCGCCGTCCTCGCGATCGTCTTCACCATCACCCTCGCGCTGCGCGCCGTTCCCTTCGCGGTACTGCGCACACTGCGCACCTCCGTGATCGTGCGGCGGCTGTCGGTGTGGATGCCGGTGGGCATCCTCGCGATCCTCGCGGTGACCGCCCTGCACGGCACCATCGCCGCCGAGCCGCACGCCACGTGGTTCGCACGGCTCGCGGTCGCCGTCACGGCGTGCGTCCACCTCGCCTGCGGCCGCCGCACGATCCTGAGCGTCGGCATCGGCACCGCCGTGTACGTCGTCCTCGTCAACGCCCTGTGA
- a CDS encoding zinc-binding dehydrogenase, producing the protein MRALIVDPTVPGKLRLGEAPDPLPGPGQALIEVRHTSLNAAELFFAERAEPGDVLGFDAGGVVVAAAADGSGPAVGSRVVGFADGGGFGALRAMDVADLAVVPDGVDLGEAATLPVAAGTALRALEQAGPLLGRRVLVTGASGGVGGFAVQLAAIGGAYVIAVAGSEESARGLGDLGADEIAIGLAGVTQPVDVVVDTVGGDQLAAAYGLLAPDGSLQSVGWASGQGATLPVGSTLGSRTPKTIVSVYNGVGLTDRQPQLRRLLDLVAAGKLRVPVGWRGPWDKIADAAEALGNRRLRGKAVLDVG; encoded by the coding sequence ATGCGCGCACTGATCGTTGACCCCACGGTCCCCGGAAAGCTGCGTCTGGGCGAGGCCCCGGATCCCCTGCCCGGACCCGGTCAGGCCCTGATCGAGGTCCGGCACACCTCGCTCAACGCGGCCGAACTGTTCTTCGCGGAACGGGCCGAGCCCGGTGACGTACTCGGCTTCGACGCGGGTGGTGTCGTCGTGGCCGCCGCGGCCGACGGCAGCGGGCCGGCGGTCGGCAGCCGAGTGGTGGGCTTCGCGGACGGCGGCGGCTTCGGCGCGCTGCGGGCCATGGACGTGGCGGACCTGGCCGTCGTGCCCGACGGGGTCGACCTGGGCGAGGCGGCCACGCTGCCGGTCGCCGCCGGCACGGCCCTGCGGGCGCTGGAGCAGGCGGGACCGCTGCTGGGCCGCAGGGTGCTGGTCACCGGCGCGTCCGGTGGCGTCGGCGGGTTCGCCGTGCAACTCGCGGCCATCGGCGGTGCGTACGTCATCGCCGTCGCCGGTTCCGAGGAGAGCGCCCGGGGCTTGGGCGACCTCGGCGCGGACGAGATCGCGATCGGCCTCGCCGGGGTGACGCAGCCGGTCGACGTCGTGGTCGACACCGTCGGCGGCGACCAACTGGCCGCGGCGTACGGCCTGCTGGCCCCCGACGGAAGCCTGCAGAGCGTCGGCTGGGCCTCCGGGCAGGGGGCGACCCTGCCCGTGGGCTCCACCCTGGGCAGCCGCACACCGAAGACGATCGTCTCCGTCTACAACGGCGTCGGACTCACCGACAGGCAGCCGCAGTTGCGCCGGCTGCTCGACCTGGTCGCCGCGGGGAAGCTGCGCGTACCGGTCGGCTGGCGCGGGCCGTGGGACAAGATCGCGGACGCGGCGGAGGCACTGGGGAACCGGCGGTTGCGGGGCAAGGCGGTGTTGGACGTGGGGTGA
- the mptB gene encoding polyprenol phosphomannose-dependent alpha 1,6 mannosyltransferase MptB: MAFPVDLRHCQALGLAGTAFLALGGETAGALPARDLLAPESGRAVLGLVGVYFGVVLLIAAWALLGTVVRGPEPPTPRSLLLVLAVWAAPLLLAPPLFSRDVYSYLAQGAMVDAHIDVYAHGPAQLGGPLADEVAPVWQQTTTPYGPVFLAVASALSGLTRGEIPAGLLGMRLVALLGVALMAAALPRLARHSGADPAAALWLGALNPLVLLHLVAGAHNDAIMLGLLGVGLVAARGRWHVLGVVLITLAALVKAPAVLGLLAVVALRGRRGMVKSALTTTVVALATTVAATAATGTGYGWIAALKTPVSPHNWSPTSVLGRASGALLEKLGSGLAPLALPVWHAAGLALTVIVVLFIWLRLRPGPIYALGLSLAAVAVFGPAIRPWYALWGLFLIAAAAPSASVRHRVAAASAVLALAVLPSGGPPDAEQVILAVSGGVLALVVLWQAHQAAQAPVLGRTA; this comes from the coding sequence ATGGCTTTCCCCGTCGATCTCCGCCACTGCCAGGCTCTTGGCCTGGCCGGTACCGCCTTCCTCGCGCTGGGAGGTGAAACGGCCGGCGCGCTGCCCGCGAGGGATCTCCTCGCCCCCGAGTCGGGGCGTGCCGTGCTCGGCCTGGTCGGCGTGTACTTCGGCGTTGTCCTGCTGATCGCCGCCTGGGCGCTCCTCGGCACCGTCGTACGGGGCCCCGAACCGCCGACTCCGCGCTCCCTGCTGCTCGTTCTTGCCGTGTGGGCGGCCCCGCTGCTGCTCGCGCCGCCACTGTTCAGCCGGGACGTGTACAGCTATCTCGCGCAGGGCGCGATGGTCGACGCGCACATCGATGTCTACGCGCACGGGCCGGCGCAGCTGGGCGGCCCGCTTGCCGACGAGGTCGCGCCGGTGTGGCAGCAGACCACGACGCCGTACGGCCCGGTCTTCCTCGCCGTCGCCTCCGCGCTGTCCGGCCTGACGCGCGGGGAGATACCGGCAGGACTGCTCGGCATGCGCCTGGTCGCCCTGCTTGGCGTCGCCCTGATGGCGGCGGCGCTGCCCCGTCTCGCCCGGCACAGCGGCGCCGATCCGGCCGCCGCGCTGTGGCTGGGGGCGCTCAACCCGCTCGTCCTCCTCCACCTGGTGGCCGGTGCGCACAACGACGCCATCATGCTCGGCCTGCTCGGCGTCGGCCTGGTGGCCGCGCGCGGCCGGTGGCATGTGCTGGGCGTCGTCCTCATCACCCTCGCCGCGCTGGTCAAGGCGCCCGCCGTGCTCGGCCTGCTGGCGGTGGTCGCGCTGCGCGGGCGGCGGGGGATGGTGAAGTCCGCCCTGACCACGACCGTGGTCGCCCTCGCCACCACGGTCGCGGCCACCGCCGCGACCGGTACGGGATACGGCTGGATCGCGGCCCTGAAGACCCCCGTCTCGCCGCACAACTGGTCGCCCACCAGTGTCCTCGGCCGCGCCTCCGGCGCCCTGCTCGAGAAGCTCGGCAGCGGCCTCGCACCGTTGGCCCTGCCCGTGTGGCACGCGGCCGGACTCGCGCTGACCGTGATCGTGGTCCTGTTCATATGGCTGCGCCTACGGCCCGGCCCGATCTACGCGTTGGGCCTGAGCCTGGCCGCGGTGGCCGTATTCGGCCCGGCGATCCGGCCCTGGTACGCGCTGTGGGGACTGTTCCTCATCGCCGCGGCGGCGCCCAGCGCTTCGGTGCGTCACCGCGTCGCGGCCGCCAGCGCGGTGCTCGCGCTGGCCGTACTGCCGAGCGGAGGACCGCCGGACGCCGAACAGGTGATCCTGGCCGTTTCCGGCGGAGTGCTCGCGCTGGTCGTGCTCTGGCAGGCCCACCAAGCGGCGCAGGCACCGGTGCTCGGACGGACCGCATGA
- a CDS encoding glutaminase, whose amino-acid sequence MVIMSPSLTFQPVLERIATEIAQTPGRGRPADYIPALAACDPRRFGMAVAELDGTVYGVGDWRQPFSTQSITKVFTLALDLAREGDELWEHVGREPSGNPFNSLVQLEYENGIPRNPFINAGALVVTDRLQTRTGDAAGTLLEFLRAESGNRRLTFDKDVAASEAAHGDRNAALGHFMASYGNIDNPVPVLLEQYFRQCSIEASCADLALATSFLARHGIRADGSRLLTQSQAKQVNAVMLTCGTYDAAGDFAYRVGLPGKSGVGGGIIAVVPGRCTLCVWSPGLDERGNSVAGVAALDRFTTLTGVSVF is encoded by the coding sequence ATGGTGATCATGTCCCCGTCCCTGACCTTCCAGCCGGTCCTGGAGCGCATCGCCACCGAGATCGCGCAGACGCCGGGTCGCGGGCGGCCCGCCGACTACATCCCGGCGCTCGCCGCCTGCGACCCGCGCCGCTTCGGCATGGCCGTCGCGGAGCTCGACGGCACGGTGTACGGCGTGGGGGACTGGCGGCAGCCGTTCTCCACGCAGTCCATCACCAAGGTCTTCACTCTGGCCCTTGACCTGGCCCGCGAGGGCGACGAACTCTGGGAGCACGTCGGCCGCGAGCCCTCCGGCAACCCCTTCAACTCCCTGGTCCAGCTGGAGTACGAGAACGGCATCCCGCGCAACCCCTTCATCAACGCGGGCGCCCTCGTCGTCACCGACCGGCTGCAGACCCGGACGGGTGACGCGGCGGGTACGCTCCTGGAGTTCCTGCGCGCCGAGAGCGGCAACCGGCGGCTCACCTTCGACAAGGACGTAGCCGCCTCCGAGGCCGCGCACGGCGACCGCAATGCCGCGCTCGGCCACTTCATGGCGTCGTACGGCAATATCGACAATCCGGTACCGGTGCTCCTGGAGCAGTACTTCCGGCAGTGCTCGATCGAGGCGTCCTGCGCCGACCTCGCTCTCGCCACCAGCTTCCTGGCCCGCCACGGCATCCGCGCCGACGGCTCCCGGCTGCTCACCCAGAGCCAGGCCAAACAGGTCAACGCGGTCATGCTCACCTGCGGGACGTACGACGCGGCCGGCGACTTCGCGTACCGCGTCGGCCTGCCCGGCAAGAGCGGGGTGGGCGGCGGCATCATCGCGGTGGTGCCGGGACGTTGCACGTTGTGTGTCTGGAGCCCGGGCCTGGACGAGCGCGGCAACTCGGTGGCGGGCGTGGCGGCCCTGGACCGCTTCACCACACTGACGGGCGTCTCAGTGTTCTGA
- the aspA gene encoding aspartate ammonia-lyase: MTAAAHRSEHDLLGDRDVPADAYWGIHTLRATENFPITGTPISAYPHLIDALAAVKEAAARANEELGLLEPRKAAAIVEACREIRDGKLHDQFVVDVIQGGAGTSTNMNANEVVANRALELLGHDKGEYLHLHPNEDVNLGQSTNDVYPTAVKVATVFAVRGLLKAMAVLQNAFAAKAVEFRDVLKMGRTQLQDAVPMTLGQEFSAFAVMLDEDRSRLAEAVELIHEINLGATAIGTGLNAPAGYAESARRHLADITGLPLVTAANLVEATQDCGAFVQMSGVLKRIAVKLSKSCNDLRLLSSGPRAGLNEINLPPVQAGSSIMPGKVNPVIPEVVNQVAFEVIGNDVTITMAAEAGQLQLNAFEPIILHSLSESITHLRTACLTLAERCVAGITANTEELRAAVENSIGLVTALNPHIGYTAATDIAKEALASGRGVAELVLEKGLLPAERLAELLRPEVVAGSGAVRP, encoded by the coding sequence ATGACCGCCGCAGCCCACCGCAGCGAACACGACCTGCTCGGAGACCGCGACGTCCCCGCCGACGCGTACTGGGGCATCCACACCCTGCGCGCCACGGAGAACTTCCCCATCACGGGCACCCCGATCTCCGCCTATCCGCACCTGATCGACGCCCTCGCCGCCGTCAAGGAGGCAGCTGCCCGCGCGAATGAGGAACTCGGCCTCCTCGAGCCCCGCAAGGCCGCCGCCATCGTCGAGGCCTGCCGGGAGATCCGGGACGGCAAACTGCACGATCAGTTCGTGGTCGACGTCATCCAGGGCGGCGCAGGCACCTCGACGAACATGAACGCCAACGAGGTCGTCGCCAACCGGGCGTTGGAGCTCCTCGGCCACGACAAGGGCGAGTACCTGCACCTCCACCCCAACGAGGACGTCAACCTCGGCCAGTCGACCAACGACGTCTACCCGACCGCCGTCAAGGTCGCCACCGTCTTCGCGGTGCGCGGGCTGCTCAAGGCGATGGCCGTGCTCCAGAACGCGTTCGCCGCCAAGGCCGTCGAGTTCCGCGACGTACTGAAGATGGGGCGCACCCAGCTCCAGGACGCCGTGCCGATGACGCTGGGGCAGGAGTTCTCGGCGTTCGCGGTGATGCTGGACGAGGACCGCAGCCGGCTCGCCGAGGCCGTCGAGCTGATCCACGAGATCAACCTCGGCGCCACCGCCATCGGGACCGGGCTCAACGCCCCCGCCGGATACGCCGAGTCGGCGCGCCGCCATCTCGCCGACATCACAGGACTGCCGCTGGTCACCGCCGCCAACCTGGTCGAGGCGACCCAGGACTGCGGCGCCTTCGTGCAGATGTCCGGTGTGCTGAAGCGGATCGCGGTCAAGCTCTCCAAGAGCTGCAACGACCTGCGGCTGCTGTCCTCCGGGCCGCGCGCGGGCCTCAACGAGATCAACCTGCCGCCGGTGCAGGCGGGTTCGAGCATCATGCCCGGCAAGGTCAACCCGGTGATCCCCGAGGTCGTCAACCAGGTCGCCTTCGAAGTGATCGGCAACGACGTCACCATCACCATGGCCGCGGAAGCCGGTCAACTCCAGCTCAATGCCTTCGAGCCGATCATCCTGCACTCCCTGTCCGAGTCCATCACCCACCTGCGGACCGCCTGCCTCACCCTCGCCGAGCGCTGCGTCGCGGGCATCACGGCGAACACCGAGGAACTGCGCGCCGCCGTGGAGAACTCCATCGGGCTGGTGACCGCGCTCAACCCGCACATCGGGTACACGGCCGCCACCGACATCGCGAAGGAAGCCCTCGCCAGTGGACGTGGAGTGGCCGAACTCGTCCTGGAGAAGGGGCTGTTGCCCGCCGAGCGGCTCGCCGAGCTGCTGCGGCCCGAGGTGGTCGCGGGCAGTGGCGCGGTACGTCCCTGA
- a CDS encoding asparaginase: MTYGSSLAAAPVIREPLHAPVAQLVRGGVIEGIHYGSVVVLAADGSLELRIGDIEAAFYPRSALKPVQAVAMLRAGLPLDGELLSLTAASHSGEERHLAGTRRILELAGLPEDRLRNVADLPFDPVVREDWVREGRLPSQLAQNCSGKHAAMLYTAHLNGWSLENYLDPAHPLQQAIAEIVEDLTGQAIAQVTVDGCGAPLFSVSLHGLARAAARITTAAPGTPEARVADAMREHAEMASGSGRDVAALMRAVPGLLAKDGFEGVQVAALPDGRAVAVKIADGADRARVPVAAAALARCGVDPTALAEFAGAPLLGGGAVVGHIRPTRALDPLTHPTHA, from the coding sequence TCGCCGCGGCCCCCGTGATCCGCGAACCTCTGCACGCCCCCGTCGCCCAGCTCGTACGCGGCGGTGTCATCGAAGGCATCCACTACGGTTCGGTGGTCGTGCTGGCCGCCGACGGCAGCCTGGAGCTTCGGATCGGCGACATCGAGGCGGCCTTCTACCCGCGCTCGGCTCTCAAGCCAGTCCAGGCCGTGGCCATGCTGCGGGCCGGGCTGCCGCTGGACGGCGAACTGCTCTCGCTGACCGCCGCCAGCCACTCCGGCGAGGAACGTCATCTCGCCGGGACGCGGCGGATCCTGGAGCTGGCCGGACTGCCGGAGGACCGGCTGCGCAATGTCGCCGACCTGCCGTTCGACCCGGTGGTACGCGAGGACTGGGTGCGCGAGGGCCGTCTGCCCTCCCAGCTCGCCCAGAACTGCTCGGGCAAGCACGCGGCCATGCTGTACACGGCCCACCTCAACGGCTGGTCGCTCGAGAACTACCTCGACCCGGCGCACCCGCTCCAGCAGGCCATCGCGGAGATCGTCGAGGACCTCACCGGACAGGCCATAGCCCAGGTGACCGTCGACGGATGCGGCGCACCCCTGTTCTCCGTCTCGCTGCACGGGCTCGCCCGCGCGGCCGCCCGGATCACCACCGCCGCGCCGGGCACCCCCGAGGCGCGGGTGGCCGACGCGATGCGCGAGCACGCCGAGATGGCCTCCGGGTCCGGGCGCGACGTCGCCGCGCTGATGCGGGCCGTGCCGGGACTGCTCGCCAAGGACGGCTTCGAAGGCGTGCAGGTCGCGGCCTTGCCGGACGGCCGGGCCGTCGCGGTCAAGATCGCCGACGGCGCCGACCGGGCGCGCGTCCCGGTGGCCGCGGCCGCCCTCGCGCGCTGCGGGGTCGATCCGACCGCGCTCGCCGAGTTCGCGGGCGCGCCGCTCCTCGGGGGCGGCGCGGTGGTCGGGCACATCCGGCCGACCCGAGCCCTCGATCCCCTCACGCACCCCACGCACGCCTGA